From Lysobacter lycopersici:
ATGTCGATCTGCGCGACGAAATGCCGGTGCCGGTAGACCACGCCCTTGGGCACGCCGGTGCTGCCGCTGGTGAACAGGATCGCGGCGATGTCGTCGGGCTGCGTGTCGGCAAGCTGCGAAATGGCGTTCGCGCCATCGCGTTCGACCTCCGCCAGGGTCGCGTCGGCGAACCACGCGCGCGATCCGGTGGTGATGCGCATGCGCGTCGACTTCGCCCAGCCGAGCAGCGACTTCGCCAGCATCGCCAGCGGGATGCCGATGAAGGCTTCGGCTTCGGCTTCGCCCAGGCATTGCTTCAACGCGCGCTTGTCGATGCCCGGATCGACCAGCACCGGCACCGCGCCGGCCTTGAACAGCGCGAACATGACGAGGAAGAACTCCGGCGTCGGTCGCACCATCACCACCGTGCGCGTGCCGCGGACGATGCCGCGCTGCGCCAGTCCCGCGGCGATGGCGTCGCTGCGCGCGTCGAGCTGCGCGTACGTCAGTTCGACGCCGTAACGCCCGCCTCGGCCGGGGCAGCGCATGGCGACCTGGCCCGGATGCTCGCGCGCGAGGCGCGGCAGGGAAGCGGCGATGTTGCATGGTTCGCTCATGCCGCCATTGTCGCCGACAATTCCGCCATGCCCACCGCCCATCCCTGCCTGTCCTGCGGCGCCTGCTGCGCCGCCTTCGTCGTCGCCTTCCACTGGTCCGAAACCGAACCGGGCGCAGGCAGCGCCGGGTTGCCTGCGGAGCTCACCGAACGCCTCGATGCGCACCGGCTGGCGATGCGCGGCACCTGGGCGAAACGGCCGCATTGCGCGGCACTGCGCGGCGAGGTCGGTGTCGAAGTGGAATGCACCGCCTACGCGCAACGGCCCAGCCCCTGTCGCGAATTGCAGGCGGCGTGGCAACACGGCGAACCCAGCCCGCAATGCGATCGCGCGCGGGCCGTGTACGGGCTGCATCCACTCACAGAAAAGGATTGGAACGGCGATCTGTAGGAGCGCATCGCAGGGGCGCGACACGCCATGATCGCGCCCCTGCGATGCGCTCCTACAAAAGCGGGTTGCGATCGAGGAAAGCGCGGATCGCCGGCACGAGGACTTCGTGCTTGTCTTCCAGCACGTAATGGTTGGCGTCTTCGAACGCATGCGCTTCCGCGTTCGGCAGCGCCGCGCGGAAACCGTCGAGGAAATGCCGGTCGAACACGAAGTCCTTCAGGCCCCAGCCGATGAAAGCCGGGCGATCCGCGTAAGCGGGCAACGCCGCTTCCATCGCCTTCACCAGCGGCCACGCGCGATCGCCTTCGGCGAGCGGGATGTCCTGCATGAAGCGCAGCGTGGAAATCGCCTTATCCCAGCCGTTGTAGACGCCGGCATAAGCATCACGTACGTCACGCGGCAGCTTGCATTCGGTGCCGAAACGCGCGGCGCCGCGCGCGAACAGGTTGAAGCGGCGGATCAGCCAGCCGCCGAGGCGCGAATCGCGGCCCATCGCGATGCGTTTCGGGAAACGCTTCGCCACCGGCAGCGGGAACGCACCGGTATTGGTGATCACGAGCCGGCGAATCCGCGAAGGATCGCGCAGCGCCCAGCCGAAGCCGATGGCGCCGCCCCAGTCGTGCACGGCCAGCGTGACCGGGCCATCGATGCCGAGGTGCTTGAGCAACGCATCGAGGTCGTCGATGCGCGATTGCAATGTGTACGCGTAACGCGCGTCATCGGGACGATCGGAAAAACCCATGCCGACATGGTCGGGCACGATGCAGCGGTACTTGTCGCGCAGGCCGAGCACGAGATGCCGCCAGTAATAGCTCCACGACGGATTACCGTGCAGCATGACGACCACTTCGCCATCGCGCGGGCCTTCGTCGAGGAAGGACATGGCGATGCCGGGACGAACCTCGGAGCGGTTCGGAGCGAATGGATAATCGGGGAAGTTCATCGCGGCATTGTAGGAGCGCCGGTTCGGGTGCGATCCGCGGCTACGCCTTCTTCACGAATTCGGACTTCAGCCGCATCGCGCCGAAGCCGTCGATCTTGCAGTCGATGTTGTGGCCGTCGGCGCCATCGATCAGGCGGACGCCCTTGATCCGGGTGCCGACCTTGAGCGCGTTCGAAGCGCCTTTCACCTTCAGGTCCTTCACGACCGTGACGCTGTCGCCGTCGGCGAGCAGGTTCCCGACCGCATCGCGCACTTCAATCGAATCCGATTCCGCCGAAGCTTCGTTCGGCGACCATTCGTGGCTGCATTCCGGGCAGACCAGCTGGCCGCCGTCCTCGTAGGCGTACGCCGAACCGCATTGCGGGCAGGGCGGCAATGCGGTTTCGCTCACCTCACCAGACCACTTCGGCCATCGAGCAGTTCAGGCCCGAGCCGATGCCGAGCAGGGCGATGCGATCGCCCTTCTTCAGGCGCCCCATCTCGCGCAGCTTGCTGAGCACGATCGGCACCGAGGCCGGTCCGATGTTGCCGTGCTCGCCGAAGATGGTCAGCACCTTCTTCGGGTCGATGCCGAAGGCCTTCACGAACGCAGCGGTGTGCACCTGGCTGACCTGGTGGATGACGAATTCGTCCATTTCCTCCACCACCCAGCCCAGCGCCTGCTTGGCGGCGACGAAGGTCTTCTGCGCCAGCTTCAGGCCTTCGATCAGCAGCATGCGGGTGTCGGTGACCATGCGGTCGAGGTTGCCGCGGCACAGCTTGTTCCACTCGGTCGCGGCGCGGGTGACGCCGCCCTTGTAGCGCGGCGCGCCCGGGACGAGTTCGGCACGGGCCAGCACCATCGCCGCGGCGCCGGAGCCCAGCGTCAGCGTCGCGAGTTCGTTCTTGAACTGGTCTTCGGTGGCGTTGCCGTTGAGCAGGCGTTCGATGGTCTTCTCGTAGGCGAGGTCGGCGGTTTCGCCATCGACCACCAGCGCGTATTCGATCTCGCCGCGCTCGATCATGCGGCTGGCGATGTCCATGCCGTTGAGGAAGGCGAGGCAGGCGTTCGCCACGTCGAAGTTCTGGCAGGTGTCAGGCAGGCCGAGGTTGCCGGAGACGATCGAGGCCGTGGACGGCTCGAGGTAGTCGCGGCTGACCGAGGTATTGACCAGCAGGCCGACCTTGTCCGGGTCGATGCCGGCATCGGCCAGTGCCTTCACCCCGGCAAGGGTCGCGGCGTCGGAGGCCTGCACGCCTTCGTCCCACAGGTGCCGGGCATGGATGCCGGCGATGTCCTTGAGCACGTCGGTCTTGATGCCGAGGCGGTCGAGGGTGGGCTTGAGGCGGGTGTTGATCTCGTCCGAACTCAGCCGACGCGGGGCGTCGATGTGGGCGAGACCGGCGATGGCGACGTGCTGGAACAACATGGGGCGGACCGTGAAATGAAGCGCAGGAACCGCGCAGGATACCGCGTCGGCAGCCCTTCCTGTGCCGAAACCGTCCCGTTTCAGCCGCGGCAACGCCAGACGGTGTAGCGCTGGCGGCCGTCTTCCGGACCATCCAGCGGCTGCACGCTGTCGCCGTTCAGGCCCGGCGCCTCGTTGCGGGCCAGGGTTTCCAGCTCGTCGCGGACCCGCAGCGGGTTGCGTTCGTAGGGGCCGAGACTGTCCTTCACCGACACCTCCACCTCGCCGCGGTTCTCGCAGTTGGCCGGCGCCGGGCTGGCAGCGAGCACACGCACCGCGCTGGCACCGGGAGCCATGTGCACCCAAGTGCAGGCGGAAAGCGGGAGCAACAGGGCGGCGATCAGGAATGTGCGCATGTTGGGATTGTGTCGCGAACTGAATGAACGCGAGGAACAACCCTCTCCCCTTCGAGGGAGAGGGTGGCGCGAAGCGCCGGGAGAGGGGAAACAGCCAACGCCCCTCTCCTGTCCCTGCGGGACATCCTCTCCCACGGGGGGAGAGGAAAAGCTTGCCGCTTCGTTTACTTCGCCGGAGCCACCGGCTTGCCGTCGGCATCGATCACCTGCACCGGGCCGATGTCGAGGCCGCGGATGCCGGCCTCGATCTTGGCCAGGTCGCCGACGATCACCCAGGTCAGCGCTTCCGGATGGATCACTTCGGTCGCCGCGGCGCGGATCTGGTCATCGGTCTGCGCCTCGGTGCGCTGCTTGAGCGTGGCGACGTAATCGTCGGGGCGGCCGTACAGCGCGTTGCTCTGCAGCGCGCCGAGCACCGCGCCCGCGGTTTCGTAGGAACCGGGCAGGCTGCGCACGTTGCTCTGCTTGACCTTGGCGATTTCCGCGGCGGTCAGCGGACGCGCGCCGATCACGTCCTTTGCTTCCTTCAGTACTTCGGCCACGGATTCGGTGGTCTTGTCGGTCTGCACCGGCGCATAGAGCATGAACGGCCGTTGCCCCAGCGCGTCCTGCGAGAAGCTGTAGGCGCCGTAGGCCCAGTGCTTGTCCTCGCGCAGGTTCATGTTGAGGCGCGCGGTGAACTGGCCGCCGAACGCATCGTTCATGGTGTTGATCTGGAGGTTGTCCGGCGCGGTGGTCGGCGGCGCGAGTTCGCCGGCGAGGATCAGCGATTGCTGCGCGCCGGGCTTGTCGATCAGGAACACGCGCGGCGACGGCTGCGCGGCGACGACCGGGATGTTCTTCGTGCCTTTCGCGACATCGGATGCCTTCCAGTCGCCGAACACCTTGTCGAGCTGCGCGGTGATTTCCGGCAGCGTGGTGTCGCCGGCAACCAGGATCCGCACGTTGTCCGGGCGCAGCCATGCCGACTGCCAGGCGCGCAGGTCGGCGGCGGAAAGCGAAGAAATCGAGGCCTCGGTGCCGCTGCCGGTGAACGGAATCGCATACGGATGGCCGGCGCCGTAGACCAGCGGCGGCAGCGTGCGCAGCGCGATGCCGGTCGGCTGGGTCTTTTCCTGCGCGATGCCGGCGATCCACTGCGCGCGCACGCGTTCGAGGTCGGCGTCGCGGAAGGCCGGGTTGCGGACCACGTCGGCGAACAGCGCCAGCGACGGCGCGAGGTTGGACTTGAGGATGCTGGCGCTGGCGGTGCAACTGTCCAGCCCGCAGCCGGTGGCGAGGTTCATGCCGAGGCGTTCGCGCCGCTGCGCGATCTCGACCGAATCCAGCGTGGTCGTGCCTTCGTCGAGCATCGCGTTGGTGAAGCTGGCGGTGCCGAGCTTGGCGCCGGCGTCGCTGGCGTAGCCGGCGTCGAACTGCAGGGCCATGCTCACCACCGGCACGGTGTGGCGTTGCGCCAATACCACCTCGATGCCGTTCTTCAAATGCCCGCGCTCGACCTTGGGAAAGCTCAGGTCGGGGAAGCTGCTCACTTCCGGCACGCCCTTGCTGCGGTCGACGTCGCTCCTGGTGACGGTGAACTTGCTGGTGTCGGCGCCGGGAATGTCGGCCGGGCGATCCGGCGAAGCCGGCAAGCCCGCGACTTCTTCGACCTTCGGCGCGGTCTTGGTCGGCACCACGGTCAGGGTGTAATCGCCCTGCGCCAGCCACTTCTTCGCCACCGCCTGCACGTCGGCCGAGGTCGCCTGCTGCTGCCATTCGAATTGCTGCTTCCACGCATCCGGGCTACCGAGGTAGAGCGCGCTTTCGCCCAGCCGCGAAGCCTTGCCGAGCGCGCGCTCGAGGCCGCGGATGGTGCTGGCGCGATCCTGCGCCTGCACGCGCGCGAGTTCGTCGGCGGTCGGACCTTCCGCCAGGAACTTCGAGACTTCATCGGCGATCGCCGCCTCGACCTTGGCCGGGTCGGCGCCCTGCTTCACGTCGGCGGTGATCTCGAACTGGCCGCTCAACTCGAACGGACTGGCGCCGGCCGAGACCGAATCCACCAGCTTGTCCTGGTACACGAGGCGCTGGTACAGGCGCGAGGTCTTGCCGCCACCGAGCACGTCGGCGGCGAGGTCGAGCAGCACGAAGTCGCGTTCGCTGCGCGCCGGGATGTTCCATTCGCGCAGGATCCGCGTCTGCGACACCACGTCTTCCATCTGCGAACGCGTGGACGTGGTGCGCGGCGCGACCCATTCGGCCTGGCGCGCGACCGGCGGGCCGGCCGGGATGTCGCCGAAGTACTTCGCGACCTTGTCCTTCGCGGTCTTCGCGTCGATGTCGCCGGACAGCACCAGCACGGTATTGGCCGCGCCGTAATAGTTGCGGAACCAGTTCTTCACGTCCTCGAGCGAAGCGGCGTTGAGATCCGCCATCGAGCCGATGGTGTCGTGGTGATAGGGATGGTTGGCCGGGTAGATCTCGGCCAGTTCCTGTTCGCCCATGCGGCCGTAGGGTTCGTTCTCGTCCTGGCGCTTCTCGTTCTGCACCACGCCGCGCTGTTCGTCGAGCGTGGCCTGGTCGATCGCGCCGAGCAGGTGGCCCATGCGGTCGGATTCCATCCACAGCGCCATGTCCAGCGCGGTGGTCGGCACGGTCTCGAAATACATGGTGCGGTCGAGCCAGGTATTGCCGTTGATGTCGGAGACGCCGGCCTTCTCGAAGGGTTCGAAATACTCGCCCTTGTGGTTTTCCGAACCGTTGAACATCAGGTGTTCGAACAAATGCGCGAAGCCGGTCTTGCCCGCGGGTTCGTCCTTGGAGCCGACGTGGTACCAGATCGCGACCGACACCACCGGCGCCTTGCGGTCCTCGTGCACGATCACGCGCAAGCCGTTCGGCAAGGTGAACTGCGTGTACGGGATGTCGATGCCGGCAGTGGCCGAAGCGGCGAACGCGGGCGTGGACACGATGCCGCCGGACAACGCGGCGGCAAGCGCCATGCCCAGCAAGCTGGCGCGGGGACGGAGAGCGACGGACATGGCAAACCCCATGGAAGCGTGATGAAACGCACATGGTAGCGGGCCGCGCAACCGCGCCGCACTAGGCCACAAGTCCCGGAAGACGGGCCGGATCGCGTCCGGCCCGTCGCGTCGCGGGCGATCCGCGGCGATTACTTCGCCGGCTGCACCGGCTTG
This genomic window contains:
- a CDS encoding zinc ribbon domain-containing protein YjdM → MSETALPPCPQCGSAYAYEDGGQLVCPECSHEWSPNEASAESDSIEVRDAVGNLLADGDSVTVVKDLKVKGASNALKVGTRIKGVRLIDGADGHNIDCKIDGFGAMRLKSEFVKKA
- a CDS encoding DUF4156 domain-containing protein; translated protein: MRTFLIAALLLPLSACTWVHMAPGASAVRVLAASPAPANCENRGEVEVSVKDSLGPYERNPLRVRDELETLARNEAPGLNGDSVQPLDGPEDGRQRYTVWRCRG
- a CDS encoding 3-oxoacyl-ACP synthase III, with the protein product MLFQHVAIAGLAHIDAPRRLSSDEINTRLKPTLDRLGIKTDVLKDIAGIHARHLWDEGVQASDAATLAGVKALADAGIDPDKVGLLVNTSVSRDYLEPSTASIVSGNLGLPDTCQNFDVANACLAFLNGMDIASRMIERGEIEYALVVDGETADLAYEKTIERLLNGNATEDQFKNELATLTLGSGAAAMVLARAELVPGAPRYKGGVTRAATEWNKLCRGNLDRMVTDTRMLLIEGLKLAQKTFVAAKQALGWVVEEMDEFVIHQVSQVHTAAFVKAFGIDPKKVLTIFGEHGNIGPASVPIVLSKLREMGRLKKGDRIALLGIGSGLNCSMAEVVW
- a CDS encoding YkgJ family cysteine cluster protein — its product is MPTAHPCLSCGACCAAFVVAFHWSETEPGAGSAGLPAELTERLDAHRLAMRGTWAKRPHCAALRGEVGVEVECTAYAQRPSPCRELQAAWQHGEPSPQCDRARAVYGLHPLTEKDWNGDL
- a CDS encoding alpha/beta fold hydrolase, encoding MNFPDYPFAPNRSEVRPGIAMSFLDEGPRDGEVVVMLHGNPSWSYYWRHLVLGLRDKYRCIVPDHVGMGFSDRPDDARYAYTLQSRIDDLDALLKHLGIDGPVTLAVHDWGGAIGFGWALRDPSRIRRLVITNTGAFPLPVAKRFPKRIAMGRDSRLGGWLIRRFNLFARGAARFGTECKLPRDVRDAYAGVYNGWDKAISTLRFMQDIPLAEGDRAWPLVKAMEAALPAYADRPAFIGWGLKDFVFDRHFLDGFRAALPNAEAHAFEDANHYVLEDKHEVLVPAIRAFLDRNPLL
- a CDS encoding M16 family metallopeptidase, producing MSVALRPRASLLGMALAAALSGGIVSTPAFAASATAGIDIPYTQFTLPNGLRVIVHEDRKAPVVSVAIWYHVGSKDEPAGKTGFAHLFEHLMFNGSENHKGEYFEPFEKAGVSDINGNTWLDRTMYFETVPTTALDMALWMESDRMGHLLGAIDQATLDEQRGVVQNEKRQDENEPYGRMGEQELAEIYPANHPYHHDTIGSMADLNAASLEDVKNWFRNYYGAANTVLVLSGDIDAKTAKDKVAKYFGDIPAGPPVARQAEWVAPRTTSTRSQMEDVVSQTRILREWNIPARSERDFVLLDLAADVLGGGKTSRLYQRLVYQDKLVDSVSAGASPFELSGQFEITADVKQGADPAKVEAAIADEVSKFLAEGPTADELARVQAQDRASTIRGLERALGKASRLGESALYLGSPDAWKQQFEWQQQATSADVQAVAKKWLAQGDYTLTVVPTKTAPKVEEVAGLPASPDRPADIPGADTSKFTVTRSDVDRSKGVPEVSSFPDLSFPKVERGHLKNGIEVVLAQRHTVPVVSMALQFDAGYASDAGAKLGTASFTNAMLDEGTTTLDSVEIAQRRERLGMNLATGCGLDSCTASASILKSNLAPSLALFADVVRNPAFRDADLERVRAQWIAGIAQEKTQPTGIALRTLPPLVYGAGHPYAIPFTGSGTEASISSLSAADLRAWQSAWLRPDNVRILVAGDTTLPEITAQLDKVFGDWKASDVAKGTKNIPVVAAQPSPRVFLIDKPGAQQSLILAGELAPPTTAPDNLQINTMNDAFGGQFTARLNMNLREDKHWAYGAYSFSQDALGQRPFMLYAPVQTDKTTESVAEVLKEAKDVIGARPLTAAEIAKVKQSNVRSLPGSYETAGAVLGALQSNALYGRPDDYVATLKQRTEAQTDDQIRAAATEVIHPEALTWVIVGDLAKIEAGIRGLDIGPVQVIDADGKPVAPAK